One genomic window of Haliotis asinina isolate JCU_RB_2024 chromosome 4, JCU_Hal_asi_v2, whole genome shotgun sequence includes the following:
- the LOC137282669 gene encoding E3 ubiquitin-protein ligase TRIM33-like: MASNMALPQCRVCQTPYRFGGPDPYLLPCLHSVCKACLDSDIDGTMSCSICRETFFKTVRAKDAVTSRAVFLATASHSAAELFCTNKDDSNQAISWCPECEAFLCRDCLTSHSENKSSKDHSAVSVDDLVKLGKVYRRKQHCQEHKNYPLAMFDHDCDELLCLACRVQSHKGCDVGSIQEVYNFLKGQTLPEYISKLTEKMAANNTTEVALTEFDAELERNRARMKGSIRHTFQELHEMLQQREKEVTQRLDKCLDILKRENSHSLGEVRLMTERCDTVLDFNQKCLDLSTPSDLFRMKKIIEARTTACTRVKLPFVRSTDSLPTFTKNGLDDVKAMVAAYTCVSGDYLPMDGLEENFPDVATAQRYRREKQLQQWRTELQKVEGDMTELQMVYDRHLKHATELRKNLEVAPLRQFISSVLNPFRSRRSQSIAS, translated from the exons ATGGCTAGTAACATGGCATTGCCTCAGTGTAGAGTATGTCAGACTCCGTACAGGTTCGGAGGACCGGATCCCTATCTCCTTCCATGTCTGCACTCAGTGTGTAAAGCGTGCTTGGATTCTGACATTGACGGCACAATGTCGTGCTCGATCTGCCGAGAAACCTTCTTCAAGACCGTCCGAGCTAAGGACGCGGTGACGTCCAGAGCGGTGTTTCTGGCAACAGCTAGCCATTCCGCCGCGGAGCTGTTTTGCACCAACAAGGATGACAGTAACCAGGCCATTTCCTGGTGCCCGGAATGTGAAGCGTTTCTGTGTCGTGACTGTTTGACATCCCACTCTGAAAACAAGTCAAGCAAGGACCATTCCGCCGTCTCCGTTGACGATCTGGTGAAGCTCGGTAAAGTTTACCGTCGGAAGCAGCACTGCCAGGAACACAAGAATTACCCATTGGCGATGTTTGACCACGACTGTGACGAGCTGTTGTGTCTGGCGTGCAGAGTTCAAAGTCATAAAGGATGCGATGTGGGATCTATACAGGAGGTGTACAATTTCCTGAAAGGGCAAACTTTGCCTGAGTACATTTCAAAGCTGACTGAAAAGATGGCGGCGAACAACACTACTGAAGTTGCTCTGACGGAATTTGATGCGGAACTGGAGAGAAACCGTGCTCGAATGAAGGGGTCGATACGACACACGTTCCAGGAGCTGCACGAGATGCTTCAGCAGAGGGAGAAAGAGGTCACACAGCGTCTGGACAAATGCCTGGATATACTGAAGAGGGAAAATTCTCACAGTCTCGGTGAAGTTCGGTTGATGACGGAGAGATGTGACACGGTTCTGGACTTCAATCAGAAGTGTCTGGACCTGTCCACCCCATCGGATCTCTTCAGGATGAAGAAGATCATAGAAGCGAGGACAACCGCTTGCACTCGAGTCAAGCTGCCGTTTGTAAGAAGCACGGATTCGTTGCCAACCTTTACAAAGAATGGGTTAGATGATGTCAAGGCAATGGTCGCAGCATATACTTGTGTCTCTGGAGACTATTTACCAATGGATGGACTGGAAG AAAACTTCCCCGATGTCGCAACAGCTCAGCGTTACAGGAGGGAAAAACAACTTCAACAGTGGAGGACAGAGCTTCAGAAG GTGGAGGGTGATATGACGGAGCTCCAAATGGTGTATGacagacatttgaaacatgCCACTGAGTTGAGAAAGAATCTGGAGGTTGCACCTCTCCGTCAGTTCATATCCAGCGTGCTCAATCCTTTCAGATCACGCAGATCACAAAGCATTGCTTCATAA